TTTTTGTTCTGGGATTTCATGGAAAGCCCGAAATTCGGCTGTCGACCCCCGATCAGCTCTAAATAGACTTCAGCCAGAATTTCACTGTCCAACAGCGCGCCGTGCAAGGTGCGCGATGCATTGTCGATATTGAAACGTCGGCACAAAGCGTCGAGAGACGCAGGCGAACCGGGAAACCTTTTTCGTGCCATGTCGAGCGTGTCGATCGCTTGCTCCCAGGGGATCTGCGGCAGCCCCATCCATTTAAGTTCCGCGTTCAGGAATTTGATATCAAAGGATGCGTTGTGAATGACCAGTTTCGCATCGCCAATGAAGTCCAGAAACGCTTGCCCCACTTGCGCGAATTTTGGTTTGTCACGCAGGAAATCATCCCCCAGACCATGCACCTGAAACGCCTCTTCCGGCATGGCACGTTCGGGGTTGATATATTGATGATACGTCTTTCCCGTGGCCATATGCCCCATCAGTTCAACGGCGCCAATCTCGACGATCCGGTCCCCCGATTGAGGGTCAAAACCCGTTGTTTCCGTATCAAGCACAACTTCACGCATCGCGAATTCTCTCTTTGACCTGCCTGATCACATTCTGAACCTGAGCGCGCGCATGTTCAACCGTGTCCGTCGTGATGACAAAATCAGACCGCGCACATTTTTCATCATTCGACATCTGTTTCGCGCGGATCTGTTCAAAGGCTTCTCGCGACATTGTGCCCCGAGCCAGAACGCGCTTTTCCTGCTCTTCAGCGGAGACTGTAACGCACGCGACGGCGTCCATTGCGGCCTGACCGTCCGTTTCAAACAACAGCGGAATATCCAGAACGGCAATGTCCGAAAAAGCCGAGGCCAGAAACGCTTCACGGTCTCGCGCGACAAGAGGATGCACAATTTTTTCAATTCTTGCCAATGCATCACTTTGAGTCTGCACGATGCGACGCAGGTCCGTACGTGATACCTTCCCTGCATGAACAGCGTCGGGGAAGGCATCACCAATCGGCCCGACGGCTGCGCCCCCCTTGGCGTAAAGGCGCTCGACAGCCGCATCAGCATCCCAGACCGTGCAGCCTTCATCAGCAAACATTTGGGCGGTCGTCGATTTCCCCATGCCGATCGTCCCGGTCAAGCCCAACTTGAACATCAGCCCAATACAGCCACGCGGGTTTCATCATCTACTTCCGGACGCGGTCCAAACCAACGCTCAAACCCTGGCACCGCCTGATGTAATAGCATTCCAAGCCCATCAACGGTGACGCATCCTTTTTCCTCGGCAATGCGCAGCAGCTGCGTTTTCAACGGTGTGTAGACCAGATCTGTGACGACTGTTGATTGCTTCA
This genomic interval from Paracoccaceae bacterium contains the following:
- the dnaQ gene encoding DNA polymerase III subunit epsilon, translated to MREVVLDTETTGFDPQSGDRIVEIGAVELMGHMATGKTYHQYINPERAMPEEAFQVHGLGDDFLRDKPKFAQVGQAFLDFIGDAKLVIHNASFDIKFLNAELKWMGLPQIPWEQAIDTLDMARKRFPGSPASLDALCRRFNIDNASRTLHGALLDSEILAEVYLELIGGRQPNFGLSMKSQNKNGADGQEWTPRPRATPLKSRITQKEAAAHAEFVAKLGDGALWLKS
- the coaE gene encoding dephospho-CoA kinase (Dephospho-CoA kinase (CoaE) performs the final step in coenzyme A biosynthesis.); the protein is MMFKLGLTGTIGMGKSTTAQMFADEGCTVWDADAAVERLYAKGGAAVGPIGDAFPDAVHAGKVSRTDLRRIVQTQSDALARIEKIVHPLVARDREAFLASAFSDIAVLDIPLLFETDGQAAMDAVACVTVSAEEQEKRVLARGTMSREAFEQIRAKQMSNDEKCARSDFVITTDTVEHARAQVQNVIRQVKERIRDA